In the Pseudomonas orientalis genome, one interval contains:
- a CDS encoding TetR/AcrR family transcriptional regulator produces MSSIRERNKEKILRAASEEFADKGFAATKTSDIAAKAGLPKPNVYYYFKSKDNLYREVLESIIEPILAASTPFNPEGDPKEVLSNYIRSKIRISRDLPFASKVFASEIMHGAPHLSAEQVEQLNAQARHNIDCIQSWVERGLIAKIEPNHLMFSIWAATQTYADFDWQISAVTGKAKLDEADYEAAAQTIIRLVLKGCEPD; encoded by the coding sequence ATGAGCAGCATTCGCGAGCGCAACAAAGAAAAGATCCTGCGGGCGGCAAGCGAGGAGTTTGCCGACAAGGGCTTCGCCGCGACCAAAACCAGCGACATCGCCGCCAAGGCCGGGCTGCCCAAGCCCAACGTCTACTACTACTTCAAGTCCAAGGACAACCTCTATCGCGAGGTGCTCGAGAGCATCATCGAGCCGATCCTGGCCGCTTCCACGCCCTTCAACCCCGAGGGCGACCCCAAGGAAGTGTTGAGCAACTATATCCGCTCGAAAATCCGCATCTCCCGCGACCTGCCGTTTGCCTCCAAGGTGTTCGCCAGCGAAATCATGCACGGCGCGCCGCACCTCAGTGCCGAGCAGGTCGAACAGCTCAATGCCCAGGCCAGGCACAATATCGACTGCATTCAGAGCTGGGTGGAGCGCGGCCTCATCGCGAAGATCGAGCCTAATCACCTGATGTTCAGTATCTGGGCGGCGACCCAGACTTATGCGGATTTCGACTGGCAGATCTCGGCGGTGACCGGCAAGGCCAAGCTGGATGAAGCCGATTATGAGGCGGCGGCGCAGACGATTATTCGGTTGGTGCTCAAGGGGTGTGAGCCGGACTGA
- a CDS encoding DUF808 domain-containing protein, which produces MAGSSLLVLLDDIAAVLDDVALMTKMAAKKTSGVLGDDLALNAQQVSGVRAEREIPVVWAVAKGSFVNKLILVPTALLISAFAPWAVTPLLMLGGAYLCFEGFEKLAHKFLHSKAEDQAGHAQLTEAVADPATDLVAFEKDKIKGAIRTDFILSAEIIAITLGIVADAALTQQVIVLSGIAIVMTAGVYGLVAGIVKLDDLGLWLTQKPGQVARRIGGAILTAAPYMMKSLSVIGTAAMFMVGGGILTHGVPVVHHWIETVSQNSGALAWLMPTLLNAVAGIIAGAVVLAVVSVVGKVWKAFRA; this is translated from the coding sequence ATGGCAGGAAGCAGCTTGTTGGTTTTGCTCGACGATATCGCCGCGGTACTCGATGACGTTGCACTGATGACAAAAATGGCGGCGAAGAAGACTTCGGGTGTGCTCGGCGATGACCTGGCGCTCAATGCCCAGCAAGTCTCCGGTGTGCGCGCCGAGCGTGAGATTCCCGTGGTGTGGGCGGTGGCCAAGGGCTCGTTTGTCAACAAGTTGATCCTGGTGCCGACCGCATTGTTGATCAGCGCCTTTGCCCCGTGGGCGGTGACACCGCTGTTGATGCTGGGCGGCGCCTACCTGTGTTTCGAAGGCTTCGAAAAACTCGCGCACAAATTTCTGCACAGCAAGGCCGAAGACCAGGCCGGACACGCGCAGTTGACCGAAGCGGTGGCCGACCCGGCGACTGACCTGGTGGCGTTCGAGAAGGACAAGATCAAAGGCGCGATCCGCACCGACTTTATTCTGTCGGCCGAAATCATTGCCATCACCCTCGGTATCGTGGCCGATGCGGCGTTGACGCAACAGGTGATCGTGCTGTCGGGCATCGCCATCGTCATGACCGCAGGCGTTTACGGGCTGGTGGCGGGCATTGTCAAGCTGGATGACCTGGGTTTGTGGCTGACACAGAAACCGGGGCAAGTGGCGCGCCGTATCGGCGGCGCCATCCTCACTGCGGCGCCTTACATGATGAAGAGCCTGTCGGTGATCGGTACGGCGGCGATGTTCATGGTCGGCGGCGGTATTCTCACCCATGGCGTGCCGGTGGTGCATCACTGGATCGAAACCGTGAGCCAGAACAGCGGGGCACTGGCGTGGTTGATGCCGACGTTGTTGAATGCGGTGGCGGGGATTATTGCAGGGGCTGTCGTGTTGGCCGTGGTCAGCGTGGTCGGCAAGGTTTGGAAAGCGTTCAGGGCATGA
- a CDS encoding MlaA family lipoprotein: MAKYLLLLAALMCAGVANADNSKAHEPVKVDADGFKEPLTKLKFNAGLDQREFERSSLTALNVYDPLESWNRRVYHFNYRFDQWVFLPVVDGYRYVTPSFLRTGVSNFFNNLGDVPNLLNSLLQLKGHRSLETTGRLLVNTTIGIAGLWDPATAMGLPRQSEDFGQTLGFYGVPGGAYVVLPIFGPSNLRDTGGLLVDYTAESQINFLNVSEVSSNHPEIWALRAVDRRYQTSFRYGQMNSPFEYEKVRYIYTESRKLQIAE, encoded by the coding sequence GTGGCTAAATATCTTCTGCTGCTTGCCGCACTGATGTGCGCAGGCGTGGCCAATGCCGACAACAGCAAGGCCCACGAACCGGTCAAGGTCGACGCCGACGGTTTCAAGGAACCGTTGACCAAACTCAAGTTCAACGCAGGCCTGGACCAGCGTGAATTCGAGCGCTCGTCGTTGACCGCGCTCAACGTCTATGACCCGCTGGAGTCGTGGAACCGCCGCGTGTATCACTTCAACTATCGCTTCGACCAGTGGGTGTTCCTGCCGGTGGTGGACGGTTACCGCTACGTCACCCCAAGCTTCCTGCGCACCGGCGTGAGCAATTTCTTCAACAACCTGGGCGACGTGCCCAACCTGTTGAACAGCCTGCTGCAACTCAAGGGCCATCGCTCCCTGGAGACCACCGGGCGCCTGCTGGTCAACACCACCATCGGCATCGCCGGCCTGTGGGACCCGGCCACCGCCATGGGCCTGCCGCGCCAGAGCGAAGACTTCGGTCAGACCCTGGGTTTCTACGGCGTACCCGGCGGTGCCTACGTGGTGCTGCCGATCTTCGGCCCGTCGAACCTGCGCGACACCGGTGGCCTGCTGGTGGACTACACCGCCGAGTCGCAGATCAACTTCCTCAACGTCTCCGAAGTCAGCTCCAACCACCCGGAAATCTGGGCCCTGCGCGCCGTGGACAGGCGCTACCAGACCAGCTTCCGCTATGGGCAGATGAACTCGCCGTTCGAGTATGAGAAGGTGCGCTACATCTACACCGAATCGCGCAAGTTGCAGATTGCCGAGTAA
- a CDS encoding serine/threonine protein kinase, with protein MLRSLRCAALLGSLFLSASALAVDIDQASYGYPLTNPFEATIATTPPDLRPTLPTDEEINQSDYTLNMRPEREFSLPDNFWAVKKLTYRIAKQDRAAPLIFLIAGTGARFDSSINEYLKKLYYQAGYHVVQLSSPTSFDFISAASRFATPGITQEDAEDMYRVMQAVRAQNASLPVTDFYLTGYSLGALDAAFVSKLDETRRSFNFKKVLLLNPPVNLYTSITNLDKLVQTEVKGINNTTTFYELVLSKLTRYFQQKGYIDLNDALLYDFQQSKQHLTNEQMAMLIGTSFRFSAADIAFTSDLINRRGLIIPPKYPITEGTSLTPFLKRALQCDFDCYLTEQVIPMWRARSDGGSLLQLVDQVSLYALKDYLHASPKIAVMHNADDVILGPGDLGFLRKTFGDRLTVYPLGGHCGNLNYRVNADAMLEFFRG; from the coding sequence ATGCTCCGTTCCTTGCGCTGTGCTGCCTTGCTGGGCAGCCTTTTTTTGAGTGCGTCAGCACTGGCCGTCGATATCGACCAGGCCAGCTATGGCTACCCTTTGACGAACCCGTTCGAAGCGACCATCGCCACCACTCCGCCCGATCTTCGGCCCACCTTGCCGACTGACGAGGAGATCAATCAATCCGATTACACCTTGAACATGCGCCCCGAGCGCGAGTTCAGCCTGCCGGACAACTTCTGGGCGGTGAAGAAGCTCACCTACCGCATCGCCAAGCAGGACCGCGCCGCGCCGCTGATCTTTCTGATCGCCGGCACCGGTGCGCGCTTCGACAGCAGCATCAACGAATACCTGAAAAAGCTGTATTACCAGGCCGGTTACCACGTGGTGCAGTTGTCATCGCCGACCAGCTTCGACTTCATCAGCGCCGCTTCACGCTTCGCCACCCCGGGTATCACCCAGGAAGACGCCGAAGACATGTACCGGGTGATGCAGGCCGTGCGTGCGCAGAACGCTTCGTTGCCGGTGACTGACTTCTACCTCACCGGCTACAGCCTGGGCGCCCTGGATGCAGCCTTTGTCAGCAAGCTCGACGAAACCCGTCGCAGCTTCAACTTCAAGAAAGTGCTGCTGCTCAACCCGCCGGTCAACCTCTACACCTCGATCACCAACCTCGACAAGCTGGTCCAGACCGAGGTCAAGGGCATCAACAACACCACCACCTTTTATGAACTGGTGTTGAGCAAGCTGACCCGCTACTTCCAGCAAAAGGGCTACATTGACCTCAATGACGCCCTGCTCTATGACTTCCAGCAGTCCAAGCAGCACCTGACCAACGAACAGATGGCCATGCTGATCGGCACCTCGTTCCGCTTCTCGGCCGCCGACATCGCCTTTACCTCGGACCTGATCAACCGCCGCGGCCTGATCATTCCGCCGAAGTACCCGATCACCGAAGGTACCAGCCTCACGCCGTTCCTCAAGCGTGCCCTGCAGTGCGATTTCGACTGCTACCTCACCGAACAGGTGATCCCGATGTGGCGCGCCCGTTCCGATGGCGGCAGTCTGCTGCAACTGGTGGACCAGGTGAGCCTGTATGCGCTCAAGGATTACCTGCACGCCAGCCCGAAGATCGCCGTGATGCACAATGCCGACGACGTAATCCTCGGCCCGGGCGACCTGGGTTTCCTGCGTAAAACCTTCGGCGATCGCTTGACCGTCTACCCGCTGGGCGGCCACTGCGGCAACCTCAATTACCGCGTCAACGCCGACGCCATGCTGGAGTTCTTCCGTGGCTAA
- a CDS encoding glycosyl hydrolase family 17 protein: protein MPATARFPAQPYFLALILGVLALVGYWYGLGRPVVLPDVASASHKLQCASYTPFDKDQSPFDQPFQLRPERMDADLALLATRFECIRTYSMTGLEALPQMARKHGLKVMAGAWVSSDPVATQKEIDELIAAANANPDVVTSVIVGNEALLRKEVTARQLVTLIQTVKRQIKQPVTYADVWEFWLQHPKIAPAVDFLTIHLLPYWEDEPSGIDQALKHVGDVRQTFGHKFAPKDILIGETGWPSEGRQRETAVPSRVNEARFMRGFVAMAEANGWRYNLIEAFDQPWKRASEGAVGGYWGLFDADRQDKGVLAGPVTNVPYWLLWLGVGGMILLGTLVFGGRVRTVRTAIALPLLGAVAACSIGTWAELTRVTARFADEWVWAGLLLVLNLLVLAHSALALSVRDGWRERAFNWLEQRAGWLVAIAGFAGAVMMLALVFDPRYRSFPSAALVLPALVYLVRPVSGPRREMALLTFIIGAGIAPQLYREGVLNQQAWGWAVVSLLMVAALWRCLRVRKA, encoded by the coding sequence ATGCCCGCGACTGCCCGCTTTCCTGCCCAGCCCTATTTTCTTGCCTTGATCCTGGGTGTGCTCGCCCTTGTCGGCTACTGGTACGGCCTCGGCCGGCCGGTGGTGCTGCCGGATGTGGCGAGCGCCAGCCACAAGCTGCAATGTGCGTCCTATACGCCCTTTGACAAGGACCAATCGCCGTTCGACCAGCCTTTCCAGCTGCGTCCCGAACGCATGGACGCCGACCTGGCCCTGCTGGCCACCCGCTTTGAATGCATTCGCACGTATTCCATGACCGGCCTGGAAGCTTTGCCGCAGATGGCGCGCAAGCATGGGCTGAAGGTGATGGCCGGGGCCTGGGTGAGCAGCGACCCGGTGGCGACTCAAAAGGAAATCGACGAGTTGATCGCCGCTGCCAATGCCAACCCGGACGTGGTGACCTCGGTCATCGTCGGCAACGAAGCGCTGCTGCGCAAGGAAGTCACCGCCAGGCAGCTGGTGACGCTGATCCAGACGGTCAAACGCCAGATCAAGCAGCCGGTCACCTACGCCGATGTGTGGGAGTTCTGGCTGCAGCACCCGAAAATCGCTCCGGCGGTGGACTTCCTGACCATCCACCTGCTGCCGTACTGGGAAGATGAGCCGTCCGGCATCGACCAGGCGCTCAAGCACGTAGGCGATGTCCGCCAGACTTTCGGCCACAAGTTCGCGCCCAAGGACATTCTGATCGGCGAAACCGGCTGGCCCAGTGAGGGACGCCAGCGCGAAACCGCCGTGCCGAGCCGGGTCAACGAAGCCAGGTTCATGCGCGGTTTTGTCGCCATGGCCGAAGCCAACGGCTGGCGCTACAACCTGATTGAAGCCTTTGACCAGCCGTGGAAGCGCGCCAGTGAAGGTGCGGTGGGCGGCTATTGGGGGCTGTTCGATGCAGACCGACAGGATAAGGGCGTCCTCGCAGGCCCCGTGACCAATGTGCCGTACTGGCTGCTGTGGCTGGGCGTCGGCGGGATGATTCTGTTGGGGACATTGGTGTTCGGTGGACGGGTTCGGACAGTTCGTACGGCCATTGCCCTGCCTTTACTGGGCGCGGTTGCCGCATGTTCCATCGGCACCTGGGCTGAACTGACCCGCGTTACCGCACGCTTTGCTGATGAATGGGTATGGGCCGGCTTGCTGCTGGTGTTGAACCTGCTGGTACTCGCTCACTCCGCCCTGGCGCTCAGCGTGCGTGATGGGTGGCGTGAGCGAGCCTTCAACTGGCTGGAGCAACGCGCCGGGTGGCTGGTGGCAATCGCCGGGTTTGCTGGCGCTGTGATGATGCTGGCGCTGGTGTTCGATCCGCGTTATCGCAGCTTTCCAAGCGCGGCGCTGGTGCTGCCGGCCCTGGTGTACCTGGTGCGCCCGGTGAGCGGGCCGCGTCGGGAGATGGCGCTGCTGACCTTTATCATCGGTGCCGGCATTGCACCGCAATTGTACCGTGAAGGTGTGCTGAATCAGCAGGCCTGGGGTTGGGCGGTGGTGAGCCTGCTTATGGTTGCAGCCTTGTGGCGTTGCTTGCGGGTGCGCAAGGCTTAA
- a CDS encoding glycine betaine ABC transporter substrate-binding protein, giving the protein MKMRRLLGAAATLVVAMGSTLASADSKTLSIGYVDGWSDSVATTHVAAEVIKQKLGYDVKLQAVATGIMWQGVATGKLDAMLSAWLPVTHGEYWTKNKDKVVDYGPNFKDAKIGLIVPEYVKAKSIEDLKTDTTFKNKIVGIDAGSGVMLKTDEAIKQYGLDYKLQASSGAAMIAELTRAEDKQDSIAVTGWVPHWMFAKWKLRFLDDPKGIYGAAETVNSIGSKGLEKKAPEVAAFLKKFQWASKDEIGEVMLAIQEGAKPDAAAKDWVAKHPERVAEWTAK; this is encoded by the coding sequence ATGAAGATGCGACGACTCTTGGGCGCAGCTGCCACGCTGGTAGTTGCGATGGGCTCCACACTGGCCAGTGCCGACAGCAAAACCCTGAGCATCGGCTATGTGGATGGCTGGTCCGACAGCGTGGCCACCACCCATGTGGCTGCTGAAGTGATCAAGCAAAAGCTCGGCTATGACGTGAAACTGCAGGCGGTCGCCACCGGGATCATGTGGCAGGGCGTGGCCACCGGCAAGCTCGACGCCATGCTGTCCGCCTGGCTGCCGGTGACCCATGGCGAATACTGGACCAAGAACAAGGACAAGGTGGTCGACTACGGCCCCAACTTCAAGGATGCAAAAATTGGCTTGATCGTGCCGGAGTACGTCAAGGCCAAGTCCATCGAAGACCTCAAGACCGACACCACCTTCAAGAACAAGATCGTCGGTATCGACGCCGGCTCAGGCGTGATGCTCAAGACCGACGAGGCCATCAAGCAATACGGGCTCGACTACAAACTGCAAGCCAGCTCGGGCGCCGCAATGATCGCCGAGTTGACCCGTGCCGAAGACAAGCAGGACTCCATCGCGGTCACCGGTTGGGTGCCGCACTGGATGTTCGCCAAGTGGAAACTGCGTTTCCTGGACGATCCAAAAGGGATCTATGGCGCTGCTGAAACCGTCAACAGCATCGGCAGCAAGGGCCTGGAGAAGAAAGCGCCGGAAGTCGCAGCCTTCCTGAAGAAATTCCAGTGGGCCTCCAAGGATGAAATCGGCGAGGTCATGCTGGCCATCCAGGAAGGCGCCAAGCCGGATGCCGCAGCCAAGGATTGGGTAGCCAAGCACCCGGAACGCGTGGCCGAGTGGACCGCTAAATAA
- a CDS encoding DUF485 domain-containing protein, which produces MNDSIYLSIQNSPRFKELVKKRERFAWILSAIMLGLYSGFILLIAYGPQVLGAKLSPGSSITWGIPIGVGLIVSAFILTGIYVRRANGEFDDLNNAILKEAAQ; this is translated from the coding sequence ATGAACGACAGCATTTACCTCTCGATTCAAAACAGCCCGCGTTTCAAGGAGCTGGTGAAAAAAAGAGAAAGGTTCGCCTGGATTCTCTCGGCGATCATGCTAGGGCTTTACTCCGGCTTCATCCTGTTGATCGCCTACGGGCCGCAAGTGCTGGGTGCCAAGCTGAGCCCCGGTTCATCCATCACCTGGGGCATCCCCATCGGGGTCGGGCTGATTGTCTCGGCCTTCATCCTCACCGGCATCTATGTACGGCGCGCCAATGGCGAATTCGACGACCTGAACAATGCGATTCTCAAGGAGGCTGCGCAATGA
- a CDS encoding cation acetate symporter, with protein MIRRLLAVFGASVFAPAVWAADALTGEVHKQPLNIAAILMFVAFVGATLCITYWASKRNNSAADYYAAGGKITGFQNGLAIAGDYMSAASFLGISALVFTSGYDGLIYSIGFLVGWPIILFLIAERLRNLGKYTFADVASYRLGQTQIRSLSACGSLVVVAFYLIAQMVGAGKLIQLLFGLDYHVAVILVGILMCLYVLFGGMLATTWVQIIKAVLLLSGASFMALMVMKHVNFDFNMLFSEAIKVHPKGEAIMSPGGLVKDPISAFSLGLALMFGTAGLPHILMRFFTVSDAKEARKSVLYATGFIGYFYILTFIIGFGAILLVSTNPAFKDAAGALLGGNNMAAVHLANAVGGSIFLGFISAVAFATILAVVAGLTLAGASAVSHDLYASVIKKGKANEKDEIRVSKITTIALAVLAIGLGILFESQNIAFMVGLAFSIAASCNFPVLLLSMYWKNLTTRGAMIGGWLGLISAVGLMILGPTIWVSILHHEKAIFPYEYPALFSMIIAFVGIWFFSITDKSAAAEKERALYFPQFVRSQTGLGASGAVNH; from the coding sequence ATGATCCGTCGTCTATTGGCTGTATTCGGCGCTTCAGTCTTTGCGCCCGCCGTCTGGGCGGCCGATGCATTGACCGGTGAAGTGCACAAGCAACCGCTGAATATTGCAGCGATCCTGATGTTCGTGGCCTTTGTCGGCGCGACGTTGTGCATCACCTACTGGGCCTCCAAGCGCAACAACTCGGCGGCCGACTACTATGCGGCCGGCGGCAAGATCACCGGTTTCCAGAACGGCCTGGCGATTGCCGGCGACTATATGTCGGCGGCGTCCTTCCTGGGGATTTCCGCACTGGTGTTCACCTCCGGCTATGACGGCCTGATCTACTCGATCGGCTTCCTGGTGGGCTGGCCGATCATTCTGTTCCTGATCGCCGAGCGCCTGCGTAACCTGGGCAAGTACACCTTTGCCGACGTGGCGTCCTATCGCCTTGGGCAAACCCAGATCCGCAGCCTGTCGGCCTGTGGCTCGCTGGTGGTGGTAGCGTTCTACCTGATCGCGCAGATGGTCGGCGCGGGCAAGTTGATCCAGCTGCTGTTCGGCCTCGATTACCATGTTGCGGTGATCCTGGTGGGCATCCTGATGTGCCTCTATGTGTTGTTCGGCGGCATGCTGGCGACCACCTGGGTGCAAATCATCAAGGCAGTGTTGCTGCTGTCCGGTGCCTCGTTCATGGCGCTGATGGTGATGAAGCACGTCAACTTCGATTTCAACATGCTGTTCTCCGAGGCGATCAAGGTTCACCCCAAAGGTGAAGCGATCATGAGCCCCGGCGGCCTGGTGAAAGATCCGATCTCGGCGTTCTCCCTGGGCCTTGCATTAATGTTCGGTACTGCGGGCCTGCCGCACATCCTGATGCGCTTTTTCACCGTGAGCGACGCCAAGGAAGCGCGTAAGAGCGTGCTGTATGCCACCGGCTTCATCGGCTACTTCTATATCCTGACGTTCATCATCGGCTTTGGCGCGATCCTGCTGGTCAGCACCAACCCGGCGTTCAAGGACGCAGCAGGCGCCTTGCTCGGCGGCAACAACATGGCGGCGGTGCACCTGGCCAACGCGGTGGGCGGCAGTATCTTCCTGGGCTTCATCTCGGCCGTGGCCTTTGCCACCATCCTTGCAGTGGTTGCCGGCTTGACGCTCGCAGGTGCTTCGGCGGTGTCCCACGACCTGTATGCCAGTGTGATCAAGAAAGGCAAGGCCAACGAGAAGGACGAGATTCGCGTGTCGAAGATCACCACCATCGCCCTGGCGGTGTTGGCTATCGGCCTGGGGATCCTGTTCGAAAGCCAGAACATCGCGTTCATGGTCGGCCTGGCGTTCTCGATTGCCGCCAGCTGTAACTTCCCGGTATTGCTGCTTTCCATGTACTGGAAAAACCTCACCACCCGTGGCGCCATGATTGGCGGCTGGCTGGGCCTGATCAGTGCCGTTGGCCTGATGATCCTGGGTCCGACCATCTGGGTTTCGATCCTGCACCATGAAAAAGCCATCTTCCCGTACGAGTACCCTGCGCTGTTCTCGATGATCATCGCATTCGTGGGTATCTGGTTTTTCTCCATCACCGACAAATCGGCGGCGGCGGAGAAAGAGCGTGCGCTGTACTTCCCGCAGTTTGTGCGTTCGCAGACTGGCCTGGGGGCGAGTGGGGCGGTTAACCACTAA
- the gltA gene encoding citrate synthase produces MADKKAQLIIEGAAPVELPILTGTVGPDVIDVRGLTATGRFTFDPGFMSTASCESKITYIDGDNGILLHRGYPIEQLAEQSDYLETCYLLLNGELPTAEQKAQFVSTVKNHTMVHEQLKTFFNGFRRDAHPMAVMCGVVGALSAFYHDSLDINNPQHREISAIRLVAKMPTLAAMVYKYSMGQPMMYPRNDLTYAENFLHMMFNTPCEIKPISPVLAKAMDRIFILHADHEQNASTSTVRLAGSSGANPFACIAAGIAALWGPAHGGANEAVLTMLDEIGDVSNIDTFIAKAKDKNDPFKLMGFGHRVYKNRDPRATVMKQTCDEVLKELGIKNDPQLELAMRLEEIALTDPYFIERSLYPNVDFYSGIILKAIGIPTSMFTVIFALARTVGWISHWKEMLSSPYKIGRPRQLYTGYESRDITKLEDRK; encoded by the coding sequence ATGGCTGACAAAAAAGCGCAGTTGATCATCGAGGGCGCAGCCCCCGTCGAGCTGCCCATTTTAACCGGCACCGTTGGTCCCGATGTTATCGACGTACGGGGCCTGACGGCCACGGGCCGTTTCACTTTCGACCCAGGCTTCATGTCGACCGCCTCTTGCGAGTCGAAGATCACCTATATCGATGGCGACAATGGCATTCTGCTTCACCGCGGCTACCCGATCGAGCAACTCGCTGAACAGTCGGACTACCTGGAAACCTGCTACCTGCTGCTAAATGGCGAATTGCCGACAGCCGAGCAGAAAGCCCAGTTCGTCAGCACCGTGAAGAACCACACCATGGTTCACGAGCAGTTGAAGACCTTTTTCAACGGCTTCCGTCGCGACGCCCATCCGATGGCCGTCATGTGCGGCGTGGTCGGCGCCCTGTCGGCCTTCTATCACGACTCCCTGGACATCAATAACCCGCAGCATCGCGAAATTTCCGCGATCCGCCTGGTTGCCAAGATGCCGACCCTGGCCGCAATGGTTTACAAGTACTCCATGGGTCAGCCCATGATGTACCCGCGCAACGACCTTACGTACGCGGAAAACTTCCTGCACATGATGTTCAACACGCCGTGCGAGATCAAACCGATCAGCCCGGTGCTCGCCAAGGCCATGGACCGGATTTTTATCCTCCACGCCGACCACGAACAGAACGCCTCCACCTCTACCGTACGTCTGGCCGGCTCTTCGGGTGCCAACCCGTTCGCCTGTATCGCCGCCGGTATCGCCGCACTGTGGGGCCCTGCCCACGGCGGTGCGAACGAAGCCGTATTGACCATGCTCGATGAAATCGGCGATGTCTCGAACATCGACACATTCATCGCCAAGGCCAAGGACAAGAACGACCCGTTCAAGTTGATGGGCTTCGGTCACCGGGTGTACAAGAACCGCGACCCGCGCGCCACCGTCATGAAGCAGACCTGCGACGAAGTATTGAAGGAACTGGGCATCAAGAACGATCCGCAACTCGAACTGGCCATGCGCCTGGAAGAGATCGCCCTGACCGACCCGTACTTCATCGAACGCTCGCTGTACCCGAACGTCGACTTCTACTCGGGGATCATCCTCAAGGCGATCGGCATTCCAACCAGCATGTTCACCGTAATCTTCGCCCTGGCGCGGACCGTGGGCTGGATCTCCCACTGGAAGGAAATGCTCTCGAGCCCGTACAAGATTGGCCGTCCGCGCCAGTTGTACACCGGCTACGAGTCGCGTGACATCACCAAGTTGGAAGATCGCAAGTAG
- the sdhC gene encoding succinate dehydrogenase, cytochrome b556 subunit: protein MNSQRPVNLDLRTIKLPITGVTSFLHRVSGIILFLGLGIMLYALSKSLGSEEGFAEVKATLTSPLAKFVAWGLLSALLYHLVAGVRHLIMDMGIGETLEGGRLGSKIIIAISVVLIVLAGVWIW, encoded by the coding sequence GTGAATAGCCAACGACCTGTAAACCTAGACCTAAGGACCATCAAACTCCCCATCACCGGCGTTACGTCGTTCCTGCACCGTGTTTCCGGCATCATTCTGTTCCTGGGCCTGGGCATCATGCTTTATGCATTGAGCAAATCCCTGGGTTCCGAGGAAGGTTTTGCCGAGGTGAAGGCAACCTTGACCAGCCCGCTGGCCAAGTTCGTAGCATGGGGCCTCCTGTCCGCTCTGCTGTATCACCTGGTAGCCGGCGTGCGCCACTTGATCATGGACATGGGCATCGGTGAGACGCTGGAAGGCGGCCGCCTGGGCTCGAAAATCATCATCGCCATTTCCGTGGTGCTGATCGTTCTGGCAGGAGTTTGGATATGGTAA